In one Musa acuminata AAA Group cultivar baxijiao chromosome BXJ2-5, Cavendish_Baxijiao_AAA, whole genome shotgun sequence genomic region, the following are encoded:
- the LOC135613169 gene encoding pumilio homolog 1-like isoform X2 yields MGVRSVIGSGGDGFGGDDLEELGMLLREQRRQEAIDRERELNIFRSGSAPPTVEGSLSAVGGLFGLEVGAGVPNMSEPKNGDSFLSEEELRSNPTYLSYYYTHVNLNPRLPPPVLSKEDWRSTHRLQAGRSVLDGIGDRRKSNRWGEQVDMSLFSQQPLFNSQEHAVESRKAPCSGNWRDNGGDGLIGLSLSRQKSFADALQDDFGSRTPKSNHPSRPQSRNAYANSLEALSSADSQFSLNNQVLALGRQQTGEYVQCINGLPHGFAAVEGPSLEKSTTPDPQLVARAPSPCSSPFGLSVGADGHKDKVNLSAAVESDDLIAALSHFSLSTDGAVTAANVSQSELQSELDDHRKFFFDSLANQETRSIMKNSDPHSFRVSSPPHSLKSLYTDSTAGCKMEARNSSLRVNDPSEPHRSTMSSANSYVKAPLPLVASPGGSSGYYQNLESVDTAFSGSGLSAYAVNPSFPSILQNQIGTGTMNPLLGSAASASAIASLAMDTGAFGCGIFSPPSLAGLTDLQNISQIGNQSAVAAVRAQLNDPLYVQHIRAAEYTAQVAATYGDSSIERGYTGNSCADLPGIQKAHIESLLQSQKQYGIPLLGKSGSLNQGYYANPAFALGLAYPGSPLAGQIDSPVGPGSPLRLAERSMQFPYGLRNLNGGIMGAWHFDPTRNMDEHFPSSLLEEFKNNKTRCFELAEIAGHVVEFSGDQYGSRFIQQKLETATREEKNMVFEEIMPRALSLMTDVFGNYVVQKFLELGSAAQRRELADQLNGHVLALSLQMYGCRVIQKAIEVADLDQKKKMVLELDGHIMRCVRDQNGNHVIQKCIECVPQDAIQFIISTFYDQVVTLSTHPYGCRVIQRVLEYCDDNKTQQIVMGEILQSVCLLAQNQYGNYVVQHVLEHGKPSERSCIIKKLAGQIVQMSLQKFASNVVEKCLTFGSLEERQILVNEMLGSTDENEPLQKGGLDCRASSMPHPWHEDDIVLLPRLV; encoded by the exons ATGGGAGTTCGTTCTGTGATCGGAAGCGGAGGGGATGGGTTTGGCGGCGATGATTTGGAGGAACTGGGGATGCTGCTTCGGGAGCAGAGGAGGCAAGAGGCGATCGATCGAGAGAGGGAGCTGAATATCTTTCGGAGCGGCTCCGCCCCTCCCACCGTGGAGGGGTCCCTGAGTGCCGTCGGAGGGCTCTTTGGCCTGGAGGTTGGCGCCGGTGTGCCGAATATGTCGGAGCCGAAGAATGGAGATAGTTTCTTATCCGAGGAGGAGCTCCGTTCTAATCCGACTTACCTCTCTTACTACTATACTCATGTGAATCTGAATCCCCGGCTCCCACCGCCGGTGCTGTCCAAAGAGGACTGGAGGTCGACACATAGGCTTCAGGCGGGGAGATCGGTTCTCGATGGGATTGGAGATAGAAGGAAATCGAACCGTTGGGGTGAACAGGTCGATATGTCTCTTTTCTCCCAGCAGCCACTGTTTAATTCACAGGAGCATGCTGTGGAGTCCAGGAAGGCCCCTTGCTCGGGGAATTGGCGGGATAATGGTGGAGATGGGTTGATCGGGCTTTCACTCAGTCGGCAGAAGAGCTTTGCTGATGCCCTTCAG GATGACTTTGGGAGCAGAACTCCCAAATCAAACCATCCATCACGCCCGCAAAGTCGTAATGCATATGCAAATAGTCTTGAAGCATTAAGTTCTGCTGATTCCCAGTTTTCTTTAAACAATCAAGTCTTAGCTTTAGGCAGGCAGCAAACTGGTGAATACGTCCAGTGCATCAATGGACTTCCACATGGTTTTGCAGCTGTTGAAGGTCCATCCCTTGAGAAAAGCACCACTCCTGACCCTCAGCTGGTTGCAAGGGCCCCTAGTCCTTGTTCGTCACCTTTTGGTCTGAGCGTTGGTGCCGATGGCCACAAAGACAAAGTCAATCTATCGGCTGCAGTTGAATCTGATGACCTTATAGCTGCATTATCACATTTTAGCTTGTCAACTGATGGTGCAGTAACTGCTGCAAATGTATCTCAATCAGAGCTTCAAAGTGAGTTGGATGATCAccggaaatttttttttgattctCTAGCCAATCAAGAAACACGCTCTATCATGAAGAACTCCGATCCACATTCTTTTAGAGTTTCCTCTCCTCCACATTCGTTGAAGTCTTTGTACACTGATTCCACTGCTGGATGTAAGATGGAGGCAAGAAATTCAAGCTTGAGAGTCAATGATCCAAGCGAACCACACAGATCCACTATGTCGTCTGCCAATTCATATGTGAAAGCACCTTTACCTCTGGTTGCTAGTCCTGGTGGTTCATCTGGTTACTATCAGAACCTTGAGAGTGTAGACACAGCTTTTTCTGGAAGTGGATTGAGTGCTTATGCTGTTAATCCTTCATTTCCTTCAATCCTGCAGAATCAGATTGGCACAGGAACCATGAATCCTTTATTAGGAAGCGCTGCCTCTGCTTCAGCAATTGCATCTCTTGCTATGGACACCGGGGCTTTTGGATGTGGTATTTTTTCACCACCAAGTTTAGCTGGCCTAACGGACTTGCAAAATATCAGTCAAATTGGTAATCAATCAGCAGTAGCAGCTGTCCGAGCACAACTTAATGACCCTCTTTATGTTCAGCATATTAGGGCTGCTGAATATACTGCACAAGTTGCTGCTACCTATGGTGATTCTTCCATAGAGAGGGGTTACACAGGCAACTCTTGTGCAGATTTACCTGGTATCCAGAAAGCTCACATTGAATCATTACTTCAATCGCAGAAACAGTATGGCATCCCTCTTCTTGGGAAATCTGGGTCTCTGAATCAGGGTTACTATGCCAATCCTGCTTTTGCCCTGGGTTTAGCATATCCAGGAAGCCCTTTAGCAGGACAAATTGATTCCCCAGTTGGACCTGGCAGCCCTCTTAGGCTTGCTGAGCGCTCCATGCAGTTTCCTTACGGGTTGAGAAATCTGAATGGAGGTATCATGGGAGCTTGGCATTTTGATCCCACTCGTAACATGGATGAACATTTTCCTTCCTCACTTTTAGAGGAGTTCAAGAACAATAAGACCAGATGCTTTGAACTTGCTGAGATTGCTGGCCACGTGGTTGAGTTTAG cggtgaccAGTATGGAAGTCGTTTTATACAGCAGAAACTTGAAACAGCTACACGCGAAGAGAAAAACATGGTTTTTGAAGAAATCATGCCCCGTGCTCTGTCTTTGATGACTGATGTTTTTGGCAATTATGTCGTACAGAAG TTTCTTGAGCTTGGATCTGCAGCTCAGAGAAGAGAACTGGCTGACCAGCTTAATGGACATGTTTTGGCTCTCAGCCTTCAAATGTATGGTTGTCGGGTAATTCAAAAG GCCATAGAAGTCGCTGATTTGGACCAGAAGAAAAAAATGGTTTTGGAGCTTGATGGACACATCATGCGTTGTGTACGTGACCAGAATGGAAACCATGTTATTCAGAAATGTATAGAGTGTGTTCCCCAGGATGCAATTCAGTTCATCATATCAACCTTCTATGATCAAGTTGTGACATTATCTACTCATCCATATGGCTGTCGTGTCATACAG AGAGTCCTGGAGTATTGTGATGACAATAAGACTCAGCAGATTGTGATGGGAGAGATCTTGCAATCAGTTTGCTTGTTGGCCCAAAACCAGTACGGAAATTATGTTGTCCAG catgttttggaGCATGGGAAACCTAGCGAGAGGTCTTGCATCATTAAGAAGTTAGCTGGACAGATAGTTCAGATGAGTCTGCAGAAGTTTGCCTCAAATGTTGTCGAAAAGTGTTTGACTTTTGGTAGTCTTGAGGAACGACAGATTCTGGTGAATGAGATGCTTGGTTCAACTGATGAGAATGAGCCCCTCCAG
- the LOC135613169 gene encoding pumilio homolog 1-like isoform X1, protein MGVRSVIGSGGDGFGGDDLEELGMLLREQRRQEAIDRERELNIFRSGSAPPTVEGSLSAVGGLFGLEVGAGVPNMSEPKNGDSFLSEEELRSNPTYLSYYYTHVNLNPRLPPPVLSKEDWRSTHRLQAGRSVLDGIGDRRKSNRWGEQVDMSLFSQQPLFNSQEHAVESRKAPCSGNWRDNGGDGLIGLSLSRQKSFADALQDDFGSRTPKSNHPSRPQSRNAYANSLEALSSADSQFSLNNQVLALGRQQTGEYVQCINGLPHGFAAVEGPSLEKSTTPDPQLVARAPSPCSSPFGLSVGADGHKDKVNLSAAVESDDLIAALSHFSLSTDGAVTAANVSQSELQSELDDHRKFFFDSLANQETRSIMKNSDPHSFRVSSPPHSLKSLYTDSTAGCKMEARNSSLRVNDPSEPHRSTMSSANSYVKAPLPLVASPGGSSGYYQNLESVDTAFSGSGLSAYAVNPSFPSILQNQIGTGTMNPLLGSAASASAIASLAMDTGAFGCGIFSPPSLAGLTDLQNISQIGNQSAVAAVRAQLNDPLYVQHIRAAEYTAQVAATYGDSSIERGYTGNSCADLPGIQKAHIESLLQSQKQYGIPLLGKSGSLNQGYYANPAFALGLAYPGSPLAGQIDSPVGPGSPLRLAERSMQFPYGLRNLNGGIMGAWHFDPTRNMDEHFPSSLLEEFKNNKTRCFELAEIAGHVVEFSGDQYGSRFIQQKLETATREEKNMVFEEIMPRALSLMTDVFGNYVVQKFLELGSAAQRRELADQLNGHVLALSLQMYGCRVIQKAIEVADLDQKKKMVLELDGHIMRCVRDQNGNHVIQKCIECVPQDAIQFIISTFYDQVVTLSTHPYGCRVIQRVLEYCDDNKTQQIVMGEILQSVCLLAQNQYGNYVVQHVLEHGKPSERSCIIKKLAGQIVQMSLQKFASNVVEKCLTFGSLEERQILVNEMLGSTDENEPLQAMMKDQFANYVVQKVLETCDDQQRELILSRIKVHLNALKKYTYGKHIVARVEKLVAAGERRLGLQSQQHASSMARG, encoded by the exons ATGGGAGTTCGTTCTGTGATCGGAAGCGGAGGGGATGGGTTTGGCGGCGATGATTTGGAGGAACTGGGGATGCTGCTTCGGGAGCAGAGGAGGCAAGAGGCGATCGATCGAGAGAGGGAGCTGAATATCTTTCGGAGCGGCTCCGCCCCTCCCACCGTGGAGGGGTCCCTGAGTGCCGTCGGAGGGCTCTTTGGCCTGGAGGTTGGCGCCGGTGTGCCGAATATGTCGGAGCCGAAGAATGGAGATAGTTTCTTATCCGAGGAGGAGCTCCGTTCTAATCCGACTTACCTCTCTTACTACTATACTCATGTGAATCTGAATCCCCGGCTCCCACCGCCGGTGCTGTCCAAAGAGGACTGGAGGTCGACACATAGGCTTCAGGCGGGGAGATCGGTTCTCGATGGGATTGGAGATAGAAGGAAATCGAACCGTTGGGGTGAACAGGTCGATATGTCTCTTTTCTCCCAGCAGCCACTGTTTAATTCACAGGAGCATGCTGTGGAGTCCAGGAAGGCCCCTTGCTCGGGGAATTGGCGGGATAATGGTGGAGATGGGTTGATCGGGCTTTCACTCAGTCGGCAGAAGAGCTTTGCTGATGCCCTTCAG GATGACTTTGGGAGCAGAACTCCCAAATCAAACCATCCATCACGCCCGCAAAGTCGTAATGCATATGCAAATAGTCTTGAAGCATTAAGTTCTGCTGATTCCCAGTTTTCTTTAAACAATCAAGTCTTAGCTTTAGGCAGGCAGCAAACTGGTGAATACGTCCAGTGCATCAATGGACTTCCACATGGTTTTGCAGCTGTTGAAGGTCCATCCCTTGAGAAAAGCACCACTCCTGACCCTCAGCTGGTTGCAAGGGCCCCTAGTCCTTGTTCGTCACCTTTTGGTCTGAGCGTTGGTGCCGATGGCCACAAAGACAAAGTCAATCTATCGGCTGCAGTTGAATCTGATGACCTTATAGCTGCATTATCACATTTTAGCTTGTCAACTGATGGTGCAGTAACTGCTGCAAATGTATCTCAATCAGAGCTTCAAAGTGAGTTGGATGATCAccggaaatttttttttgattctCTAGCCAATCAAGAAACACGCTCTATCATGAAGAACTCCGATCCACATTCTTTTAGAGTTTCCTCTCCTCCACATTCGTTGAAGTCTTTGTACACTGATTCCACTGCTGGATGTAAGATGGAGGCAAGAAATTCAAGCTTGAGAGTCAATGATCCAAGCGAACCACACAGATCCACTATGTCGTCTGCCAATTCATATGTGAAAGCACCTTTACCTCTGGTTGCTAGTCCTGGTGGTTCATCTGGTTACTATCAGAACCTTGAGAGTGTAGACACAGCTTTTTCTGGAAGTGGATTGAGTGCTTATGCTGTTAATCCTTCATTTCCTTCAATCCTGCAGAATCAGATTGGCACAGGAACCATGAATCCTTTATTAGGAAGCGCTGCCTCTGCTTCAGCAATTGCATCTCTTGCTATGGACACCGGGGCTTTTGGATGTGGTATTTTTTCACCACCAAGTTTAGCTGGCCTAACGGACTTGCAAAATATCAGTCAAATTGGTAATCAATCAGCAGTAGCAGCTGTCCGAGCACAACTTAATGACCCTCTTTATGTTCAGCATATTAGGGCTGCTGAATATACTGCACAAGTTGCTGCTACCTATGGTGATTCTTCCATAGAGAGGGGTTACACAGGCAACTCTTGTGCAGATTTACCTGGTATCCAGAAAGCTCACATTGAATCATTACTTCAATCGCAGAAACAGTATGGCATCCCTCTTCTTGGGAAATCTGGGTCTCTGAATCAGGGTTACTATGCCAATCCTGCTTTTGCCCTGGGTTTAGCATATCCAGGAAGCCCTTTAGCAGGACAAATTGATTCCCCAGTTGGACCTGGCAGCCCTCTTAGGCTTGCTGAGCGCTCCATGCAGTTTCCTTACGGGTTGAGAAATCTGAATGGAGGTATCATGGGAGCTTGGCATTTTGATCCCACTCGTAACATGGATGAACATTTTCCTTCCTCACTTTTAGAGGAGTTCAAGAACAATAAGACCAGATGCTTTGAACTTGCTGAGATTGCTGGCCACGTGGTTGAGTTTAG cggtgaccAGTATGGAAGTCGTTTTATACAGCAGAAACTTGAAACAGCTACACGCGAAGAGAAAAACATGGTTTTTGAAGAAATCATGCCCCGTGCTCTGTCTTTGATGACTGATGTTTTTGGCAATTATGTCGTACAGAAG TTTCTTGAGCTTGGATCTGCAGCTCAGAGAAGAGAACTGGCTGACCAGCTTAATGGACATGTTTTGGCTCTCAGCCTTCAAATGTATGGTTGTCGGGTAATTCAAAAG GCCATAGAAGTCGCTGATTTGGACCAGAAGAAAAAAATGGTTTTGGAGCTTGATGGACACATCATGCGTTGTGTACGTGACCAGAATGGAAACCATGTTATTCAGAAATGTATAGAGTGTGTTCCCCAGGATGCAATTCAGTTCATCATATCAACCTTCTATGATCAAGTTGTGACATTATCTACTCATCCATATGGCTGTCGTGTCATACAG AGAGTCCTGGAGTATTGTGATGACAATAAGACTCAGCAGATTGTGATGGGAGAGATCTTGCAATCAGTTTGCTTGTTGGCCCAAAACCAGTACGGAAATTATGTTGTCCAG catgttttggaGCATGGGAAACCTAGCGAGAGGTCTTGCATCATTAAGAAGTTAGCTGGACAGATAGTTCAGATGAGTCTGCAGAAGTTTGCCTCAAATGTTGTCGAAAAGTGTTTGACTTTTGGTAGTCTTGAGGAACGACAGATTCTGGTGAATGAGATGCTTGGTTCAACTGATGAGAATGAGCCCCTCCAG
- the LOC103986107 gene encoding probable protein S-acyltransferase 16: protein MRGYVTLPIVIVLAAIVYIYCTTVFVVIDGWLGLSTAAGIANAGALTALTLMAVVTYGMAVFKDPGSVPASFAPDIEDPESPIHEIKRKGGDLRYCQKCSHYKPPRAHHCRICKRCVLRMDHHCVWINNCVGHENYKIFFVFVLFGVSACIHSMVLLISSASHALQKDQQQNGESFNKSYILCGTLLCPLTVALSILLGWHIYLILHNKTTIEYHEGVRAMWLAEKVGNVYRHPYDIGFYENLVSVLGPNFFCWFCPVSTNVGSGLRFRTAYDIPTSRSPI, encoded by the exons ATGCGCGGTTACGTGACGCTGCCGATTGTGATCGTGCTCGCGGCGATCGTGTACATCTACTGCACCACCGTGTTCGTGGTGATCGACGGGTGGCTCGGGCTGTCCACGGCGGCCGGGATCGCTAACGCCGGCGCGCTCACGGCGCTTACCCTGATGGCGGTGGTCACCTATGGGATGGCCGTCTTCAAGGACCCTGGTAGCGTCCCGGCCTCCTTCGCACCGGATATCGAGGACCCCGAGAGTCCCATCCACGAGATCAAGAGGAAG GGCGGCGATTTGAGATACTGCCAGAAGTGTTCACATTATAAGCCCCCACGTGCGCATCATTGTCGAATTTGTAAAAGATGTGTTTTAAGAATG GATCACCACTGTGTCTGGATAAACAACTGTGTAGGGCATGAAAATTATAAGATCTTCTTTGTTTTTGTGCTGTTTGGTGTGTCTGCCTGTATCCATTCAATG GTTCTTCTTATTTCTAGTGCTTCTCATGCTCTTCAAAAAGATCAACAGCAGAATGGTGAATCTTTCAATAAATCTTAT ATCCTTTGTGGGACTCTGCTGTGTCCTTTAACTGTCGCATTAAGCATCCTTTTGGGTTGGCACATTTACCTTATCCTGCATAACAAGACCACAATCGAG TACCATGAAGGGGTAAGAGCGATGTGGCTTGCAGAAAAAGTAGGAAATGTTTATCGACATCCATATGACATTGGTTTCTACGAAAATCTAGTCTCG GTGCTAGGACCAAACTTCTTCTGTTGGTTCTGTCCAGTATCAACGAATGTAGGTTCTGGTCTCCGGTTCCGGACTGCATATGACATTCCGACATCCAGATCACCAATTTGA
- the LOC135611628 gene encoding xyloglucan galactosyltransferase KATAMARI1 homolog, with product MISSCRTLSKWTDMCPFVSNAGLGPRLNNAEGVFYGAEWYATNQFALELIFHNRMKQYECLTTNSSLASAIFVPFYAGLDIGRYLWGYNTSVRDATSRDLIRWLKSRPEWSTMGGRDHFMVAGRITWDFRRLTDDEDDWGSKLLVIPEGKNMTVLVIESSPWHKNDFGIPYPTYFHPSKDSEVQQWQERMRRIRRPWLFSFAGAPRPNITDSIRNEIIGQCRQSRRCKLLECDKGRSKCHSPSSVMGMFQRSIFCLQPQGDSYTRRSTFDAMVAGCVPVFFHPGSAYAQYVWHLPRNHSEYSVLISEDEVRDGKVRIEEVLERFGKKDVMAMREEVIRMIPRLVYADPRTRLETTNDAFDVTVEGVIQRVKDIKGGRVPDFSEQESWKYALTGRGGEHEWDHFFNRTTQ from the coding sequence ATGATCAGCAGCTGCCGCACGCTTAGCAAGTGGACCGACATGTGCCCCTTCGTGTCAAACGCCGGGCTGGGTCCCCGGCTCAACAACGCCGAAGGGGTCTTCTACGGCGCCGAGTGGTACGCCACCAACCAGTTCGCTCTCGAGCTCATCTTCCACAACCGAATGAAGCAGTACGAGTGCCTGACCACCAACTCCTCCCTGGCCTCGGCCATCTTCGTCCCCTTCTACGCCGGCCTCGACATCGGCCGCTACCTGTGGGGTTACAACACTTCGGTGCGTGACGCCACATCGAGGGACCTGATCAGGTGGCTGAAGTCGAGGCCCGAGTGGTCGACGATGGGCGGAAGGGACCATTTCATGGTGGCGGGGAGGATCACATGGGACTTCAGAAGGTTGACGGACGACGAAGACGACTGGGGAAGCAAGCTGTTGGTGATTCCAGAGGGCAAGAACATGACCGTGCTAGTAATCGAATCCAGTCCTTGGCACAAAAACGATTTCGGAATACCGTATCCCACCTATTTCCACCCTTCCAAAGACAGCGAGGTGCAGCAATGGCAAGAGAGGATGAGGAGGATCAGAAGGCCTTGGCTGTTCTCCTTCGCGGGCGCCCCACGGCCGAACATAACAGATTCGATTCGCAACGAGATCATCGGCCAGTGCCGGCAGTCTCGGCGGTGCAAGTTGTTGGAATGCGACAAAGGGCGGAGCAAGTGCCACTCGCCGAGCAGCGTCATGGGGATGTTCCAGCGATCGATCTTCTGCCTGCAGCCGCAAGGGGACTCCTACACGAGGAGGTCGACGTTCGATGCGATGGTCGCAGGGTGCGTGCCGGTGTTCTTCCACCCGGGGTCGGCTTACGCGCAGTACGTGTGGCACCTGCCGAGGAACCACAGCGAGTACTCGGTGTTGATATCGGAGGATGAGGTGAGAGATGGGAAGGTGAGGATAGAGGAGGTGTTGGAGAGATTTGGGAAGAAGGATGTGATGGCTATGAGAGAAGAGGTGATAAGGATGATACCGAGGTTGGTTTACGCAGATCCCAGGACCAGACTGGAGACGACGAACGATGCCTTCGATGTGACCGTGGAGGGAGTGATTCAGAGGGTGAAGGATATAAAGGGCGGAAGAGTTCCAGATTTCAGCGAACAGGAGAGTTGGAAGTACGCACTGACGGGAAGAGGGGGAGAACACGAGTGGGATCATTTCTTCAACAGAACAACTCAGTAA
- the LOC135613175 gene encoding transcription factor AS1-like, translated as MKDRQRWRAEEDAILRAYVKQYGPREWNLVSQRMNVALNRDAKSCLERWKNYLKPGIKKGSLTEEEQRLVIRLQAKHGNKWKKIAAEVPGRTPKRLGKWWEVFKEKQQRQQNESNKAATSPAEPAKYDRILENFAEKLVRERRGVPLLMAAPFLPLWLSNNGGSHGPPSPSVTLTLSSSTVPPTPKPWLQSEGGADGGLGLAMSQKGMALGVSGSVVVDGHIMTELVECCREVEEGHRAWMEQKKEAAWRMKRLELQLESEKTGKRREKMEEIEAKVRALREEQQAALERIEAEYGEQIARLRKDAEAKEQKVAEQWAAKHVRLSRFLDQVGYRQWPPAETHGR; from the coding sequence ATGAAGGATAGGCAGCGGTGGAGGGCCGAAGAGGATGCTATATTGCGCGCATACGTGAAGCAGTATGGTCCCAGGGAGTGGAACCTCGTGTCCCAGCGCATGAACGTAGCGCTCAACAGGGACGCCAAATCCTGCTTGGAGAGGTGGAAGAACTACCTCAAGCCGGGAATCAAGAAAGGATCACTCACCGAGGAGGAGCAGCGGCTGGTGATCCGGCTGCAGGCGAAGCACGGCAACAAGTGGAAGAAGATCGCGGCGGAGGTCCCCGGGCGCACACCCAAGCGGCTGGGCAAGTGGTGGGAGGTCTTCAAGGAGAAGCAGCAGAGGCAGCAGAACGAGAGCAACAAAGCGGCGACGAGCCCGGCGGAGCCAGCCAAATACGACCGCATTCTCGAGAACTTCGCGGAGAAGCTGGTCAGGGAGCGGCGGGGAGTCCCACTGCTCATGGCCGCGCCATTCCTCCCGCTGTGGCTTTCCAACAATGGCGGATCCCATGGGCCGCCGTCGCCCTCGGTTACTCTTACACTCTCGTCTTCCACCGTCCCTCCTACGCCTAAACCCTGGCTGCAATCCGAAGGAGGCGCGGACGGTGGCTTGGGACTGGCGATGTCACAGAAGGGCATGGCTTTGGGGGTCTCCGGTTCGGTGGTCGTCGACGGCCACATCATGACGGAGCTGGTGGAGTGCTGCAGAGAGGTCGAGGAAGGGCATCGGGCATGGATGGAGCAGAAGAAGGAGGCAGCATGGAGGATGAAGAGGCTGGAGCTGCAACTGGAGTCGGAGAAGACCGGCAAGAGGAGGGAGAAGATGGAGGAGATCGAGGCCAAAGTGCGGGCGCTCAGGGAGGAGCAGCAGGCGGCACTGGAGAGGATCGAAGCAGAGTACGGGGAGCAGATCGCAAGGTTGAGGAAGGATGCCGAAGCCAAGGAGCAGAAAGTGGCAGAGCAGTGGGCTGCGAAGCACGTGCGACTGAGCAGGTTCCTTGATCAGGTCGGCTACCGACAGTGGCCGCCGGCGGAGACGCATGGGCGGTGA